In Chryseobacterium lactis, a single genomic region encodes these proteins:
- a CDS encoding energy transducer TonB produces the protein MKKLIFLLFTLGFTLCFSQAKQDRTESPVKDYTNEADIKPEFPGGITVFKTLIMSKLDFSIITESASTEVKFIIDSKGELSSVTANGEQESFNKEVIRAINTINKKWEPAVYKNKPVDYWYTLPISISFD, from the coding sequence ATGAAAAAATTAATATTTCTACTATTTACGCTTGGGTTCACATTATGTTTTTCTCAGGCAAAACAGGACCGGACAGAATCCCCTGTAAAAGATTACACTAATGAAGCAGATATAAAGCCTGAATTCCCAGGAGGAATCACTGTATTCAAAACACTCATTATGAGCAAATTAGATTTCAGTATCATTACAGAATCAGCAAGCACAGAGGTAAAGTTTATAATTGATTCCAAGGGGGAACTGAGCTCTGTGACGGCAAACGGAGAACAGGAAAGCTTTAATAAAGAAGTGATAAGGGCCATCAATACCATAAACAAAAAATGGGAGCCCGCGGTTTATAAAAATAAACCTGTCGACTATTGGTACACCCTTCCAATATCAATAAGTTTTGATTAA
- a CDS encoding BaiN/RdsA family NAD(P)/FAD-dependent oxidoreductase, which produces MKQIIIIGGGAAGFFCASNLDEKKYSITILEQNSDVLQKVKISGGGRCNVTHACFDPRELVQFYPRGNKELLSVFTKFQPGDTMEWFDQRNVPLKIENDNRTFPESNSSQTIINTFLNEVQKKNVSVQTKCSVKEIEKHGERYLVKTNSGDFEADYIVYATGSSPKSLKIVENLGHKIIDLVPSLFTFNIKDELLKDLPGTSFENAGISIPKLKTDESGPLLITHWGLSGPAVLKISAWEAISLAKVKYHFEIEVNFISIATEDAEETFHNFKQSNPKKTVGQSKIFDITNRFWQKILEISKVDLNKQVANISGKEMQTIIENLCRKKFQVTGKSTFKDEFVTAGGVDLKEINFKNMSSKLLPNFYIAGEVLNIDAVTGGFNFQACWSEGWLIAQDLNTL; this is translated from the coding sequence ATGAAACAGATCATTATTATCGGAGGCGGTGCTGCAGGCTTTTTCTGTGCATCGAACCTTGACGAAAAGAAATACAGTATTACGATTTTAGAACAGAATTCTGACGTTCTTCAGAAAGTTAAAATTTCCGGAGGCGGGCGTTGCAATGTCACCCATGCCTGTTTTGACCCCAGAGAACTGGTTCAGTTTTACCCTCGTGGAAATAAAGAACTTTTAAGTGTCTTCACAAAATTTCAGCCGGGAGACACGATGGAATGGTTTGATCAGCGGAATGTTCCGTTAAAGATTGAAAATGACAACAGGACTTTCCCCGAAAGCAATTCATCACAAACGATCATCAACACTTTTCTGAATGAGGTTCAAAAGAAAAATGTATCCGTTCAAACAAAATGTTCTGTAAAAGAGATTGAAAAACACGGTGAAAGATATCTTGTAAAGACCAATTCGGGCGATTTTGAGGCAGATTATATCGTATATGCCACCGGCAGTTCTCCCAAATCATTAAAGATCGTGGAAAATCTGGGCCATAAAATCATTGATCTGGTACCTTCCCTGTTCACTTTTAATATCAAAGATGAATTATTGAAAGACCTTCCGGGAACAAGTTTTGAGAATGCAGGGATTTCGATTCCTAAATTGAAGACAGACGAAAGCGGCCCTTTATTGATTACCCACTGGGGACTTTCCGGGCCGGCAGTTTTGAAAATTTCTGCGTGGGAAGCCATCAGTCTGGCTAAGGTGAAGTATCATTTTGAAATTGAGGTTAATTTTATCTCAATAGCGACGGAAGATGCTGAGGAAACATTTCATAACTTTAAACAAAGCAATCCGAAAAAGACCGTCGGACAGTCCAAAATCTTTGATATCACCAACAGATTCTGGCAGAAAATCTTAGAGATTTCAAAAGTTGACCTGAATAAGCAGGTAGCCAATATTTCCGGAAAAGAAATGCAGACGATTATTGAAAATCTTTGCAGAAAAAAATTCCAGGTTACCGGAAAATCCACTTTTAAAGATGAATTCGTAACGGCAGGAGGCGTTGATTTAAAGGAAATTAACTTTAAAAACATGTCCTCAAAATTACTTCCTAATTTTTATATTGCAGGAGAAGTTTTAAATATAGACGCTGTAACCGGAGGATTCAACTTCCAGGCATGCTGGAGTGAAGGATGGCTGATTGCACAGGATTTGAATACTCTATAA
- a CDS encoding acyl-CoA thioesterase: MIFYHKFEVRWSDLDANKHLANSSYVQYCAQARMAFMTKEKMGVTQLSRWGIGPVILHERYSFFKEIYADQIVIVSVEIDGCSEDSSIYRFVHKFYTPEGVHCATAEATGVWIDMMLRKMTTPPDDVVEAMNKYKSPDTVVLSKEDFKKLPFHPHNIDPAEINI; this comes from the coding sequence ATGATTTTCTACCATAAATTTGAAGTGAGATGGAGTGACCTTGATGCCAACAAGCACTTAGCCAATTCATCCTATGTACAGTATTGTGCGCAAGCCAGAATGGCCTTTATGACTAAAGAAAAAATGGGAGTGACCCAACTTAGCAGATGGGGAATCGGACCGGTTATCCTGCATGAAAGATATTCTTTCTTCAAAGAGATTTATGCAGATCAGATTGTCATTGTAAGCGTAGAAATCGATGGATGTTCAGAAGATTCTTCCATCTACCGTTTTGTACATAAATTCTATACACCGGAAGGCGTACATTGTGCTACTGCAGAAGCTACAGGAGTATGGATCGATATGATGCTGAGAAAAATGACCACTCCACCGGATGATGTAGTGGAAGCAATGAATAAATATAAAAGCCCGGATACGGTGGTGTTGTCTAAAGAAGATTTCAAAAAGCTTCCTTTCCACCCACACAATATTGATCCGGCAGAAATTAATATATAA
- the thiL gene encoding thiamine-phosphate kinase, producing the protein MFEDKSQELTPISKLGEFGLIKHLTEHFPLSNESSELGVGDDAAVINPDNKKVVLTTDVLAEGVHFNLGYVPLKHLGYKAVVVNLSDIAAMNATPTQILVSLAVSNRFPVEALEEIYSGIQAACTRYKVDLIGGDTTSSNAGLVMSITAVGIENEENIVKRSGAKSNDLLVVSGDLGGAYMGLQILEREHAVYLADPNMQPEMEGYDYILERQLKPEARTDVKTILEELDIKPTSMIDISDGLASEILHLSDQSKVGFRLYEEKIPLDSLTISTADEMNLNPVMTALSGGEDYELLFTISPNDFDKIKNHPDFTIIGHAVEKEDGNFMVARGSNQLVALTAQGWDAFLNQ; encoded by the coding sequence ATGTTTGAAGATAAATCACAGGAGCTTACGCCCATTTCGAAATTAGGAGAGTTTGGCCTTATCAAACACCTGACAGAGCATTTTCCTTTATCCAATGAATCTTCGGAGCTTGGAGTAGGAGATGATGCAGCGGTTATTAATCCTGATAATAAAAAAGTTGTTTTAACAACGGATGTCCTGGCAGAAGGAGTTCACTTCAACCTGGGTTATGTTCCTTTAAAACATTTAGGATATAAAGCTGTTGTTGTAAACCTGAGTGATATTGCTGCGATGAATGCAACGCCCACTCAGATTTTGGTTTCTTTGGCCGTTTCAAACCGTTTTCCGGTAGAGGCTTTAGAAGAGATCTACTCAGGAATTCAGGCAGCTTGTACCAGATATAAAGTTGACCTTATCGGAGGAGATACCACAAGTTCCAATGCGGGATTGGTGATGAGTATTACAGCTGTAGGAATCGAAAATGAGGAAAATATAGTAAAGAGAAGCGGTGCAAAATCCAATGATCTTTTGGTGGTATCAGGAGATTTGGGAGGTGCTTACATGGGGCTTCAGATCCTGGAAAGAGAACATGCCGTTTATCTTGCTGATCCTAATATGCAGCCGGAAATGGAAGGCTACGATTATATCCTGGAGCGTCAGCTGAAGCCTGAAGCAAGAACAGATGTTAAAACAATTTTAGAAGAGCTGGATATTAAGCCAACCTCTATGATTGATATTTCTGATGGCCTGGCTTCTGAAATTCTTCACCTTTCAGACCAATCAAAGGTAGGATTCAGATTGTATGAAGAGAAAATTCCTTTAGATAGTCTTACGATCTCTACTGCAGATGAAATGAATTTGAATCCGGTAATGACGGCTTTAAGCGGTGGTGAAGATTATGAATTGCTGTTCACTATTTCGCCTAACGATTTTGATAAGATTAAAAACCACCCTGACTTCACGATTATCGGTCATGCTGTGGAAAAAGAAGACGGAAATTTTATGGTTGCCAGAGGATCCAATCAGCTTGTTGCGCTTACCGCTCAAGGTTGGGATGCCTTTTTAAACCAATAA
- a CDS encoding helix-turn-helix domain-containing protein — MITPEKEIPVHHLTSEKFQMSTLIAAGPENFHDVHRHNFFEIIWFREVHESSRLELDFESYKLENNQICIIAPGQAFNMKIEGEVGYAMAISREIFNEACDIESVLTGGELPFSLDLKNEKTCTTIISLIEQEYKGASRTELLKAYLKAFCILIGEQIKPQEPLLNDRQRIQELVGHIEKHYILHKETGFYAEKLKISTHHLNDIVRLLRGTTVKKMINQRLVLEAKRELSFGALTVKEIAFKLGFRDASYFSRFFKKHTDQNPDRFKSGNG; from the coding sequence ATGATTACACCAGAAAAAGAAATCCCGGTTCACCATCTGACATCTGAAAAATTCCAGATGAGTACTCTGATAGCAGCGGGTCCTGAAAATTTTCATGATGTTCACCGGCATAATTTTTTTGAAATTATCTGGTTCAGAGAAGTGCATGAAAGCAGCCGCTTAGAATTGGATTTTGAAAGTTATAAACTAGAAAATAACCAAATTTGCATTATTGCACCGGGCCAGGCATTCAATATGAAAATAGAAGGAGAGGTGGGTTACGCCATGGCGATAAGCCGGGAAATTTTCAACGAAGCCTGCGATATAGAATCTGTACTCACAGGAGGAGAGCTTCCCTTTTCTTTGGATCTTAAAAATGAAAAAACCTGTACTACAATCATCTCGTTGATTGAGCAGGAATATAAAGGAGCTTCAAGGACTGAACTTTTAAAAGCATATCTGAAAGCCTTTTGTATCCTCATCGGAGAACAAATTAAACCTCAGGAGCCTTTATTGAATGATAGGCAGCGCATTCAGGAGTTGGTGGGGCATATTGAGAAGCATTATATATTGCATAAAGAAACCGGTTTTTACGCTGAAAAACTAAAGATAAGCACCCATCATCTCAATGACATCGTCCGTCTTTTGAGAGGAACTACGGTAAAGAAAATGATTAATCAACGTCTTGTTCTTGAGGCTAAAAGAGAACTTAGTTTTGGAGCTCTAACCGTTAAAGAAATTGCTTTTAAGTTAGGGTTTAGAGATGCTTCTTACTTCTCCCGTTTCTTTAAAAAACATACAGACCAGAACCCTGATCGTTTTAAATCCGGAAATGGTTAG
- a CDS encoding multidrug effflux MFS transporter → MKNLNIVVFILALLNTLESLSIDLYLPAFPNMAEIFNTDIGHIQISISVFFAGFAFGQLLWGPLSDKKGRKPMLYCGLLLFIIGATAIYFTSDIYVLWAMRFLQAFGGSAGIVIGRAIIIDLYDKQKSVTIFSQQSQISGIAPIVAPLLGSVFLKYWGWNSSFAFLCIMGVITFFMVYKYVPETNTRITLPQDFSDEKGLMDQLKMIISNKDFINSTMIGSVAFASLIIYISNAPFLFMEIHGFSSSVFSFIFAFNSLALITAAYITPRLIKRISNTNLLLGATIILLSACVLHILIAAGSLSVALEIAMLYVSLLAIGILFPITSAHALSPFKEGRGTAAALLGFMQLMVTFLMSGLIGLLEADSIIPMVVVRAGIALIAVWFAYRIFKSKKVVVQEKVA, encoded by the coding sequence ATGAAGAATTTGAATATTGTAGTGTTTATCTTAGCACTGCTCAACACGCTGGAGTCTCTTAGTATAGACCTTTATCTGCCTGCTTTTCCCAATATGGCTGAAATTTTTAACACGGATATCGGACATATTCAGATTTCCATTTCGGTGTTTTTTGCCGGATTTGCTTTCGGACAATTATTATGGGGACCGTTATCAGATAAAAAAGGCCGTAAACCTATGTTGTATTGCGGACTTTTACTTTTTATTATAGGTGCCACTGCGATCTATTTCACCTCAGATATTTATGTTTTATGGGCGATGCGTTTTCTGCAGGCTTTCGGAGGAAGTGCGGGAATTGTTATTGGCAGGGCGATTATTATTGATCTTTATGATAAACAGAAATCTGTCACCATTTTTTCCCAACAGTCTCAGATCAGCGGTATTGCTCCGATTGTTGCTCCGCTATTAGGAAGTGTATTTCTAAAATATTGGGGTTGGAACAGCTCTTTCGCATTCTTGTGTATCATGGGAGTAATCACATTTTTTATGGTGTATAAATATGTTCCGGAAACCAATACAAGGATTACCCTTCCGCAGGATTTTAGCGACGAAAAAGGATTAATGGATCAATTGAAAATGATCATTTCCAATAAAGATTTTATCAACAGTACGATGATCGGAAGCGTTGCATTTGCCTCACTGATTATCTACATTTCGAATGCTCCCTTCTTATTTATGGAGATTCACGGATTCTCGAGCAGTGTTTTCAGCTTTATATTTGCTTTTAATTCATTAGCCTTGATTACAGCGGCTTATATTACCCCAAGGTTAATTAAAAGAATAAGCAATACCAATCTTTTATTGGGAGCTACGATCATTTTATTGAGTGCCTGTGTACTTCATATTTTAATTGCTGCCGGAAGTCTTTCCGTAGCACTGGAAATTGCAATGTTGTATGTCTCGTTATTAGCGATAGGGATTTTATTTCCTATTACTTCAGCACATGCTTTGTCTCCTTTCAAAGAAGGAAGGGGTACGGCAGCTGCACTTCTTGGGTTTATGCAGTTGATGGTTACTTTTTTAATGTCAGGTTTGATTGGTCTTTTAGAAGCAGACTCTATTATTCCGATGGTTGTTGTACGAGCGGGAATTGCTTTGATCGCGGTCTGGTTTGCTTACCGTATTTTTAAAAGCAAAAAAGTGGTGGTGCAGGAAAAGGTCGCTTAG
- a CDS encoding DUF6268 family outer membrane beta-barrel protein — protein sequence MKRSLLAAFGCLLLSGSWVNAQTGISAELKTEYMPFSSYIRPEDSVKTNSKSDFKRVDFNLSIPLSVKKDRSGRLRSWSMLMGGSYAKMSHKNYETQLFPDQMLNAQVGVQHMRPLGKKWSIMMTASVGVYTDLTKIDFDDVLGQGGVLFIRHFNPNLALGAGPVLTTAFGVPMILPWIYFDWKTNGKVKFKINFPEGMEAGYLFSDKFALKAVVNMSGMTVERNKDGKSMLLGYQQITAGLRPELKINDKLTLHLTGGTALLRGFSENDRKIKNIFKEKKMADPRFASSFYAAVSLRWNLP from the coding sequence ATGAAGAGAAGCCTTCTGGCAGCTTTCGGCTGTTTGTTATTATCAGGAAGTTGGGTGAATGCCCAAACCGGAATATCTGCTGAATTAAAAACAGAGTACATGCCTTTTTCCAGCTATATTCGCCCGGAAGACAGTGTGAAAACAAATTCCAAAAGTGATTTTAAAAGAGTAGACTTTAACCTGAGCATTCCATTATCTGTAAAAAAAGATAGAAGTGGCAGACTACGTTCGTGGTCTATGCTGATGGGAGGATCTTATGCAAAGATGTCTCATAAGAATTATGAAACTCAGCTATTTCCTGATCAAATGCTGAATGCACAGGTAGGTGTACAGCATATGAGGCCGCTAGGAAAGAAATGGAGTATTATGATGACCGCTTCGGTAGGTGTGTATACAGACCTGACGAAAATTGATTTTGATGATGTATTGGGACAGGGTGGAGTTTTATTTATCAGACACTTTAATCCTAATCTTGCCTTAGGAGCGGGGCCGGTTCTTACAACAGCATTTGGGGTTCCGATGATTTTGCCATGGATTTATTTTGACTGGAAAACAAATGGAAAAGTCAAGTTTAAGATCAACTTTCCCGAAGGAATGGAAGCCGGCTATCTTTTCTCTGATAAATTTGCTTTAAAAGCTGTCGTCAACATGAGCGGGATGACGGTAGAAAGAAATAAAGACGGAAAATCTATGTTACTGGGATATCAACAGATTACTGCGGGACTCAGACCGGAACTGAAAATCAATGATAAGCTTACTTTACACCTTACCGGCGGAACAGCCTTGCTGAGAGGTTTCAGTGAAAATGACCGAAAGATCAAAAATATTTTTAAAGAAAAAAAGATGGCTGATCCAAGGTTTGCAAGCTCTTTTTATGCAGCGGTATCACTACGCTGGAATTTGCCATAA
- a CDS encoding LytR/AlgR family response regulator transcription factor translates to MSSNIPKMKCLIVDDEPLARFHLKELADQIDFLTVTGTCASALEADSMVKENEIDLIFLDINMPYLTGLEFLEQLENPPLCILTTAYSEYALEGFRLQVVDYLLKPIAFNRFYQSVNKAQQQFIVSEKLRKNSPLDDPFLYVRQSDSFIKVSWVDILYVESMQNYTKLHFKDKSLIIHQTMKAIEESLPSDHFFRIHKSYLINITHIDMISGGRLFINKTELPISRTRKEELLNQVVYKKLISK, encoded by the coding sequence ATGAGCAGTAATATCCCTAAAATGAAATGCCTGATTGTAGATGATGAGCCATTGGCGAGATTCCATCTTAAGGAACTGGCCGACCAGATTGATTTTTTAACGGTTACAGGAACCTGTGCGAGTGCTCTGGAAGCCGATTCTATGGTAAAGGAAAATGAAATAGATCTTATTTTCCTTGACATCAATATGCCCTATCTTACCGGCCTTGAATTCCTTGAGCAACTTGAGAACCCTCCTTTATGTATTCTTACCACAGCTTATTCTGAATATGCTCTGGAAGGATTCCGTCTTCAGGTAGTGGATTATCTTTTGAAACCAATCGCATTCAATCGTTTTTATCAGTCGGTAAATAAGGCTCAGCAGCAGTTTATTGTGAGTGAAAAATTAAGAAAAAACAGTCCTTTAGATGATCCTTTTTTATACGTGAGACAATCTGATAGCTTCATCAAAGTTTCCTGGGTAGATATTCTGTATGTAGAAAGTATGCAGAATTACACGAAGCTTCACTTTAAAGATAAGTCTCTGATCATTCACCAGACCATGAAGGCTATTGAGGAGTCTCTTCCCTCTGATCATTTTTTCAGAATTCACAAATCATATCTGATCAATATTACACACATCGATATGATTTCGGGAGGACGTTTATTTATCAATAAAACAGAGCTTCCTATTTCCCGTACCCGAAAAGAAGAATTGCTCAATCAGGTGGTATATAAGAAATTGATTAGTAAATAA
- a CDS encoding sensor histidine kinase, whose translation MTKLFVVRKHTFVIIFWLVFAAAIWINFQATSDAYTAAFQTFVLTITSFFFTHFLTTKLLPKALRTKKMGFFLIQATLVIFALSFIYSLIFTYIKGSGETPIPAEFSGQIPHLWKGFYLALPASFLINGAACGVKFYQEHGKIERDHILLQQAHLENQLKLLQDQINPHVVFNILNHIHILMRTNTQLADFLLLKFSDILRYQLYNCNQNLVPLDKDMEHIQNLVEVEKLRWGNELDVKTTWEINNKKAFIAPLLLVTFIENAFKYVCRLPGHKGYISISCKEKDHVLFFYIENSYSNIMSHKKKEGVGGIGLQNVKKRLKLQYPNSHDLKIESDDLVYKVTLTLKLAEEDEQ comes from the coding sequence ATGACAAAACTTTTCGTTGTAAGAAAACATACTTTCGTTATCATTTTCTGGCTTGTTTTTGCGGCGGCAATCTGGATCAATTTCCAGGCTACTTCAGATGCATACACTGCCGCCTTTCAAACTTTTGTCCTTACCATAACGTCCTTCTTCTTCACTCATTTTCTTACGACCAAGCTCTTACCCAAGGCTTTGCGCACAAAAAAAATGGGCTTCTTTCTGATCCAGGCAACACTGGTTATTTTCGCTTTAAGCTTTATATATTCCCTGATTTTCACCTATATTAAAGGGAGTGGAGAAACTCCAATTCCTGCTGAGTTTTCAGGACAGATTCCTCATTTATGGAAAGGCTTTTACCTTGCACTTCCCGCTTCTTTTCTAATTAATGGAGCCGCCTGCGGAGTGAAATTTTACCAGGAACACGGGAAAATAGAGCGTGATCATATTCTTTTGCAGCAGGCTCATCTGGAAAATCAACTCAAGCTATTACAGGATCAGATCAATCCGCATGTGGTTTTTAATATTTTGAATCATATCCACATTTTGATGCGAACAAATACTCAGCTAGCTGATTTTTTACTGCTTAAATTTTCCGATATCCTGCGCTATCAATTATACAACTGTAATCAGAACCTTGTTCCTTTAGATAAAGATATGGAACATATTCAGAATCTGGTAGAAGTAGAAAAATTAAGATGGGGGAATGAGCTGGATGTAAAGACCACCTGGGAAATCAATAATAAGAAAGCATTTATTGCGCCTCTCCTGCTGGTTACTTTTATTGAAAATGCATTTAAATATGTATGCCGGCTTCCGGGACATAAAGGCTATATTTCCATATCATGCAAAGAAAAAGATCATGTGCTCTTTTTTTATATAGAAAACTCATACTCTAATATCATGAGTCATAAAAAGAAAGAAGGAGTGGGCGGAATAGGTCTTCAGAATGTAAAAAAGCGTTTAAAACTACAATATCCAAATTCCCATGATCTAAAGATTGAATCTGATGATCTTGTTTATAAAGTAACTTTAACCTTAAAATTAGCTGAAGAAGATGAGCAGTAA
- a CDS encoding porin family protein, translating into MKQQFLALSAFLLCICAIKIQAQQTPAFHIGVKGGANFTKTSTESSSLEGKYGFGYQAGVMTRMDIGRLYVQGEALLNKRKTSYDTKDGSSAKLTWNAIDIPVVVGYKIVTADDFNLRVFAGGVYSYAFNNQISTSQAFMEGFKSFDKSNIGITGGLGVDYKNFTIDLRYENGLSNISKEFKSKPHSFSLGIGYFLF; encoded by the coding sequence ATGAAACAACAATTTTTGGCATTAAGTGCATTTTTATTATGCATCTGTGCTATAAAAATCCAGGCTCAACAGACGCCTGCTTTTCACATCGGAGTAAAAGGAGGTGCAAATTTTACCAAAACCTCAACGGAATCTTCTTCCTTGGAAGGGAAATACGGCTTCGGTTATCAGGCAGGAGTAATGACCAGAATGGATATCGGAAGGCTTTATGTACAAGGCGAAGCTTTACTCAACAAAAGAAAAACTTCCTACGATACCAAAGACGGGAGTTCTGCAAAACTGACATGGAATGCCATTGATATTCCGGTGGTAGTAGGATATAAAATAGTAACAGCCGATGATTTTAATCTGAGAGTATTTGCCGGTGGTGTTTACAGCTATGCTTTTAATAATCAGATATCAACTTCACAGGCGTTCATGGAAGGTTTTAAAAGCTTTGATAAATCCAATATCGGTATTACAGGAGGTTTGGGTGTAGATTATAAGAACTTCACGATTGATCTGAGATATGAAAACGGACTTTCCAATATCAGTAAAGAATTTAAGTCGAAACCCCACAGCTTCAGTCTGGGAATAGGTTATTTCTTATTCTAA
- the pepT gene encoding peptidase T, producing the protein MSTIEFNPLWKEKLLNRFLSYVKIYSTSDAESEATPSTPRQWDIANYITEELKTIGLENVSIDENGYIMGYIPSNLENDDRPTIGFISHYDTSPDFSGENVKPQVWENYDGNDLLLNTTTGFKLSPSKFESLKKYIGQTLITTDGNTLLGADDKAGCAEIVTAAEYLIAHPEIKHGRVAVGFTPDEEIGRGAHKFDVAKFGAEWAYTMDGGEVGELEYENFNAAGAVVKIHGLSVHPGYAYGKMVNAALLAAEFAQTLPANETPATTKGFDGFYHLMDITADISEAKLQYIIRDHDADKFEARKKFLEEKIAEFNQKHGEGTAEVEIKEQYRNMKQQFEGKMHIVDLAAKAMTEAGIEPKIKAIRGGTDGAQLSYMGLPCPNIFAGGINFHGPYEYVALESMEKATEVIINIVKA; encoded by the coding sequence ATGAGTACAATAGAATTCAACCCATTGTGGAAAGAGAAATTACTGAACCGTTTTCTAAGCTATGTAAAAATATATTCAACCAGCGATGCAGAAAGTGAAGCGACTCCTTCTACACCGCGCCAGTGGGATATTGCCAATTACATTACGGAAGAGCTGAAAACAATCGGTTTGGAAAATGTTTCAATAGATGAAAACGGGTATATTATGGGATATATTCCTTCTAACCTGGAAAATGATGACAGACCGACTATCGGATTTATTTCTCACTACGATACTTCACCTGATTTCAGCGGAGAGAACGTAAAGCCTCAGGTTTGGGAGAATTATGACGGGAATGACCTTCTTTTGAACACGACAACCGGATTTAAATTATCTCCTTCAAAATTTGAAAGTTTAAAGAAATATATCGGCCAAACCTTAATTACTACTGACGGAAATACACTTCTTGGCGCAGATGATAAGGCAGGTTGTGCAGAAATTGTAACAGCAGCAGAATATCTGATTGCTCATCCTGAGATTAAGCATGGAAGAGTTGCTGTCGGTTTCACTCCTGATGAAGAAATCGGAAGAGGAGCCCACAAATTTGATGTAGCTAAATTCGGAGCTGAATGGGCATACACCATGGACGGTGGAGAAGTTGGAGAATTGGAATATGAAAACTTCAATGCTGCAGGAGCTGTTGTAAAAATCCATGGATTAAGCGTTCACCCGGGATATGCATATGGTAAAATGGTCAATGCTGCTCTTCTGGCCGCTGAGTTTGCACAAACGCTTCCGGCTAATGAAACACCGGCCACCACCAAAGGTTTTGACGGATTCTACCATTTAATGGACATTACGGCTGATATATCTGAAGCCAAACTTCAATACATCATTCGTGATCACGATGCTGATAAATTTGAAGCCAGAAAAAAATTCTTAGAAGAAAAAATTGCTGAATTCAACCAAAAGCATGGTGAAGGTACTGCTGAAGTAGAAATCAAAGAACAGTACAGAAACATGAAACAGCAGTTTGAGGGTAAAATGCACATCGTGGATCTTGCTGCAAAAGCAATGACAGAAGCAGGTATTGAGCCTAAAATCAAGGCGATCAGAGGAGGAACAGACGGTGCTCAACTTTCTTATATGGGACTTCCTTGCCCGAATATTTTTGCAGGAGGAATCAACTTCCATGGACCTTACGAATATGTAGCGCTGGAAAGCATGGAAAAAGCAACAGAAGTAATCATTAATATCGTAAAAGCTTAA
- a CDS encoding hydroxymethylglutaryl-CoA lyase, giving the protein MFLTECPRDAMQGWGEFIPTDKKIDYINSLMDVGFDVLDCLSFVSPKAIPQMADSDEVAENIDKSRSNTKVSAIIGNYRGAEKALKHQSVDIIGFPFSISETFQHRNTNKSQEEAFDEIIRMLDLVKSEGKQLNIYFSMAFGNPYGEMWKWEDVDQWAQRFSEIGVKDILLSDTTGVATPETIALLFEKIPSKYPEINFGGHFHNRYEDSYSKLKAAYDQGCKRFDSAIKGIGGCPMAKDDLVGNMPTEQVINFMSVEKVDHKLNLLHFESSYNKAKDIFHF; this is encoded by the coding sequence ATGTTTCTTACAGAATGTCCTAGAGATGCCATGCAGGGATGGGGAGAGTTTATCCCTACCGATAAAAAAATAGATTATATCAACTCCTTGATGGATGTTGGCTTTGATGTATTGGATTGCCTGAGTTTTGTTTCTCCAAAAGCAATTCCACAGATGGCTGATTCTGATGAGGTCGCTGAAAATATTGATAAATCCCGTTCCAATACAAAGGTTTCTGCGATTATCGGAAATTATAGAGGAGCTGAAAAAGCATTGAAGCACCAGTCTGTAGATATTATCGGATTTCCGTTTTCTATTTCTGAAACTTTTCAGCACAGAAATACCAACAAGAGCCAGGAAGAAGCTTTTGATGAAATCATCAGGATGCTTGATCTCGTAAAAAGCGAAGGAAAACAGCTGAACATCTATTTTTCAATGGCCTTTGGAAATCCATACGGAGAAATGTGGAAATGGGAAGATGTAGACCAATGGGCACAAAGGTTTTCAGAAATTGGAGTGAAAGATATCCTGCTTTCTGATACTACCGGTGTGGCCACTCCTGAAACGATTGCTCTTTTATTTGAAAAAATTCCTTCAAAATATCCTGAAATTAATTTCGGGGGGCATTTTCACAATCGCTATGAAGACTCGTATTCAAAATTAAAGGCAGCCTATGATCAGGGATGCAAAAGATTCGACAGTGCTATTAAAGGAATTGGCGGCTGTCCGATGGCTAAGGATGATCTTGTGGGAAATATGCCCACAGAGCAGGTTATCAACTTTATGAGTGTTGAAAAAGTAGATCATAAATTGAATTTACTTCACTTCGAAAGTTCATATAATAAAGCTAAGGATATTTTTCATTTTTAA